One window from the genome of Phocoena phocoena chromosome 15, mPhoPho1.1, whole genome shotgun sequence encodes:
- the HS3ST6 gene encoding heparan sulfate glucosamine 3-O-sulfotransferase 6, which produces MAGSGGLGGGAGGSQGAGGGPGATLRAPRAPLLFAALVLGAYCLCALPGRCPPAGRIPAPAPAPAEPPRAARSPGTSGLPVASGSGRRRFPQALIVGVKKGGTRALLEFLRLHPDVRALGSEPHFFDRCYERGLAWYRSLMPRTLDGQITMEKTPSYFVTREAPRRIHGMSPATKLIVVVRNPVTRAISDYAQMLSKTPGLPSFGTLAFRRGLGPVDTAWSAVRIGLYAQHLDNWLRYFPLSRFLFVSGERLVSDPAGELGHVQDFLGLKRVVTDKHFYFNATKGFPCLKKAQGSGRPRCLGKSKGRPHPRVPEAMVQRLRAFYRPFNRKFYQMTGQDFGWD; this is translated from the exons ATGGCAGGTAGCGGCGGCCTGGGCGGCGGGGCAGGAGGCAGCCAGGGAGCCGGGGGCGGGCCTGGGGCCACGCTTCGGGCGCCCCGTGCGCCTCTGCTGTTCGCCGCTCTGGTGCTCGGAGCCTACTGCCTTTGCGCCCTCCCCGGACGCTGCCCGCCGGCCGGCCGCATCCCCGCGCCAGCCCCCGCGCCAGCCGAGCCGCCCCGCGCAGCCCGCAGCCCCGGAACGTCCGGCCTGCCGGTGGCCAGTGGCTCGGGCCGCCGGCGCTTCCCGCAGGCGCTTATCGTGGGCGTGAAGAAGGGCGGCACGCGCGCCCTGCTGGAGTTTCTGCGGCTGCACCCCGACGTCCGCGCGCTCGGCTCGGAGCCCCACTTCTTCGACAGGTGCTACGAGCGCGGCCTCGCCTGGTACCG GAGCCTGATGCCCCGCACCCTGGATGGGCAGATCACCATGGAGAAGACCCCCAGCTATTTCGTGACCCGGGAGGCCCCACGCCGCATCCACGGCATGTCCCCGGCCACGAAGCTGATCGTGGTCGTGCGGAACCCCGTGACCCGGGCCATCTCTGACTATGCGCAGATGCTCTCCAAGACACCGGGCCTGCCCAGCTTTGGCACCCTGGCCTTCCGCCGAGGCCTGGGCCCCGTGGACACGGCCTGGAGTGCCGTGCGCATCGGCCTGTACGCCCAGCACCTGGACAACTGGCTGCGTTACTTCCCGCTGTCCCGCTTCCTCTTTGTTAGCGGCGAGCGCCTGGTCAGCGACCCAGCTGGGGAGCTGGGCCACGTGCAGGACTTCTTGGGTCTCAAGCGGGTGGTCACAGACAAGCACTTCTACTTCAACGCAACCAAGGGCTTCCCCTGCCTCAAGAAGGCCCAGGGCAGCGGCCGTCCCCGCTGCCTGGGCAAGTCCAAGGGCCGGCCCCACCCACGTGTGCCTGAGGCCATGGTCCAGCGCCTGCGGGCCTTCTACCGGCCCTTTAACCGCAAGTTCTACCAAATGACCGGCCAGGACTTCGGCTGGGACTAA